The following proteins come from a genomic window of Acinonyx jubatus isolate Ajub_Pintada_27869175 chromosome C1, VMU_Ajub_asm_v1.0, whole genome shotgun sequence:
- the SPOPL gene encoding speckle-type POZ protein-like isoform X2, which translates to MSREPTPPLPGDMSTGPIAESWCYTQVKVVKFSYMWTINNFSFCREEMGEVLKSSTFSSSPSDKMKWCLRVNPKGLDDESKDYLSLYLLLVSCPKSEVRAKFKFSLLNAKREETKAMESQRAYRFVQGKDWGFKKFIRRDFLLDEANGLLPDDKLTLFCEVSVVQDSVNISGHTNTNTLKVPECRLAEDLARSPVFNAMFEHEMEESKKNRVEINDVDPEVFKEMMRFIYTGKAPNLDKMADNLLAAADKYALERLKVMCEEALCSNLSVENVADTLVLADLHSAEQLKAQAIDFINRCSVLRQLGCKDGKNWNSNQAADIMETSGWKSMIQSHPHLVAEAFRALASAQCPQFGIPRKRLKQS; encoded by the exons ATGTCCCGGGAACCTACCCCACCTCTCCCTGGAGATATGTCTACTGGTCCTATAGCAGAAAGCTGGTGTTATACACAG GTTAAAGTAGTAAAATTTTCCTACATGTGGACCATTAATAACTTCAGCTTTTGTCGAGAGGAAATGGGTGAAGTGTTAAAAAGTTCAACATTCTCATCTAGCCCCAGTGACAAAATGAAAtg gtgcCTGAGGGTAAACCCAAAGGGATTAGATGATGAAAGTAAAGACTACTTGTCCTTATATTTGCTTTTAGTCAGCTGCCCAAAAAGTGAAGTTCGAGCAAAATTCAAATTTTCCCTTCTAAACGctaaaagggaagaaacaaaagcaatgg AAAGCCAAAGAGCATATCGATTTGTACAAGGGAAAGACTggggttttaaaaaattcattcgaAGGGATTTTTTGCTTGATGAAGCTAATGGTCTTTTACCAGATGACAAGCTTACATTATTTTGTGAG GTGAGTGTGGTCCAAGATTCAGTAAATATATCAGGACATACTAATACAAATACTTTGAAGGTGCCTGAATGTCGACTAGCAGAAGATTTAG CTCGATCCCCAGTTTTTAATGCAATGTTTGAACATGaaatggaagaaagcaaaaag AATCgagtggaaataaatgatgtagaccctgaggtttttaaagaaatgatgagATTCATTTACACAGGGAAAGCACCAAACCTTGATAAAATGGCTGACAACTTGTTGGCAGCTGCAGACAAA TATGCACTGGAACGGCTGAAGGTCATGTGTGAAGAAGCTTTGTGTAGTAACCTCTCGGTAGAAAATGTTGCTGATACCCTTGTCCTTGCAGATTTGCACAGTGCAGAACAGTTGAAAGCACAAGCCATAGACTTTATTAATAG GTGCAGTGTACTTCGACAACTTGGGTGTAAAGATGGGAAAAACTGGAACAGCAA ccaaGCAGCAGACATAATGGAAACATCAGGGTGGAAGTCCATGATTCAGTCTCACCCTCATTTAGTAGCAGAAGCCTTCCGAGCACTAGCATCTGCACAATGTCCACAGTTTGGCATTCCACGCAAACGGCTAAAACAGTCCTGA
- the SPOPL gene encoding speckle-type POZ protein-like isoform X1: MSREPTPPLPGDMSTGPIAESWCYTQVKVVKFSYMWTINNFSFCREEMGEVLKSSTFSSSPSDKMKWCLRVNPKGLDDESKDYLSLYLLLVSCPKSEVRAKFKFSLLNAKREETKAMESQRAYRFVQGKDWGFKKFIRRDFLLDEANGLLPDDKLTLFCEVSVVQDSVNISGHTNTNTLKVPECRLAEDLGNLWENTRFTDCSFFVRGQEFKAHKSVLAARSPVFNAMFEHEMEESKKNRVEINDVDPEVFKEMMRFIYTGKAPNLDKMADNLLAAADKYALERLKVMCEEALCSNLSVENVADTLVLADLHSAEQLKAQAIDFINRCSVLRQLGCKDGKNWNSNQAADIMETSGWKSMIQSHPHLVAEAFRALASAQCPQFGIPRKRLKQS; this comes from the exons ATGTCCCGGGAACCTACCCCACCTCTCCCTGGAGATATGTCTACTGGTCCTATAGCAGAAAGCTGGTGTTATACACAG GTTAAAGTAGTAAAATTTTCCTACATGTGGACCATTAATAACTTCAGCTTTTGTCGAGAGGAAATGGGTGAAGTGTTAAAAAGTTCAACATTCTCATCTAGCCCCAGTGACAAAATGAAAtg gtgcCTGAGGGTAAACCCAAAGGGATTAGATGATGAAAGTAAAGACTACTTGTCCTTATATTTGCTTTTAGTCAGCTGCCCAAAAAGTGAAGTTCGAGCAAAATTCAAATTTTCCCTTCTAAACGctaaaagggaagaaacaaaagcaatgg AAAGCCAAAGAGCATATCGATTTGTACAAGGGAAAGACTggggttttaaaaaattcattcgaAGGGATTTTTTGCTTGATGAAGCTAATGGTCTTTTACCAGATGACAAGCTTACATTATTTTGTGAG GTGAGTGTGGTCCAAGATTCAGTAAATATATCAGGACATACTAATACAAATACTTTGAAGGTGCCTGAATGTCGACTAGCAGAAGATTTAGGTAATCTCTGGGAAAACACAAGATTTACAGATTGCAGTTTTTTTGTGAGAGGACAAGAATTTAAGGCTCATAAATCTGTACTTGCAG CTCGATCCCCAGTTTTTAATGCAATGTTTGAACATGaaatggaagaaagcaaaaag AATCgagtggaaataaatgatgtagaccctgaggtttttaaagaaatgatgagATTCATTTACACAGGGAAAGCACCAAACCTTGATAAAATGGCTGACAACTTGTTGGCAGCTGCAGACAAA TATGCACTGGAACGGCTGAAGGTCATGTGTGAAGAAGCTTTGTGTAGTAACCTCTCGGTAGAAAATGTTGCTGATACCCTTGTCCTTGCAGATTTGCACAGTGCAGAACAGTTGAAAGCACAAGCCATAGACTTTATTAATAG GTGCAGTGTACTTCGACAACTTGGGTGTAAAGATGGGAAAAACTGGAACAGCAA ccaaGCAGCAGACATAATGGAAACATCAGGGTGGAAGTCCATGATTCAGTCTCACCCTCATTTAGTAGCAGAAGCCTTCCGAGCACTAGCATCTGCACAATGTCCACAGTTTGGCATTCCACGCAAACGGCTAAAACAGTCCTGA